In a single window of the Zea mays cultivar B73 chromosome 5, Zm-B73-REFERENCE-NAM-5.0, whole genome shotgun sequence genome:
- the LOC100284943 gene encoding limonoid UDP-glucosyltransferase isoform X1 yields MYMCSGVVYCMLVRPDISTRQAKVSQGHGCAVHFAGKLTASREADEVVAEIRYMGEEEGAPTVAAAAESAPPHLLLICFPGQGHVNPMLRLAKRIAAKGLLVTFSSISRVGAMLAASVGVSAGGDGVPVGRGRVRFEFMDDEDPGPDLDDLLRHLAKDGPPAFAELLERQADAGRPVACVVVNPFMPWAVDVAADAGIPSAVLWVQSCAVFSLYYHHVHGLVEFPPEDDLDARFTLPGLPEMSVADVPSFLLPSNPYKLLVDAIIAQFHTIDRASWVLVNSFTELEPDVAAALPGVTPRPPELIPVGPLIEVDEQHDGDGDGAGSGAVRGDLMKAADDCVEWLDAQAPRSMVYASVGSVVRLNAEEVGEMAHGLASTGRPFLWVVRPDTRPLLPEGFLDSVAGRGTVVPWSPQDRVLAHPSIACFLTHCGWNSTLETIAAGVPVVAFPQWGDQCTDAKFLVEELRIGVRLRGPLRRDAVREAVDAAVAGPEADAMLANARRWSAAAREAVALGGSSDAHIQAFVDEVARRACVVPPSSEIPSPS; encoded by the coding sequence ATGTACATGTGCAGCGGCGTTGTATACTGCATGTTGGTAAGACCAGATATCAGTACTCGTCAAGCCAAGGTTAGTCAAGGCCACGGGTGCGCTGTCCACTTTGCAGGCAAGCTCACGGCCTCACGGGAGGCCGACGAAGTCGTAGCAGAGATCCGATACATGGGAGAGGAAGAGGGCGCGCCCACCGTGGCAGCAGCGGCAGAGAGCGCTCCGCCGCACCTGCTCCTGATATGCTTCCCGGGGCAGGGCCACGTGAACCCGATGCTCCGCCTGGCCAAGCGCATCGCGGCCAAGGGCCTCCTGGTGACCTTCTCCTCGATCTCCAGAGTCGGGGCGATGCTCGCCGCGTCCGTGGGCGTGTCGGCCGGCGGTGACGGCGTGCCTGTGGGCCGGGGCCGCGTCCGGTTCGAGTTCATGGACGATGAAGACCCCGGGCCTGACCTGGACGACCTCTTGCGGCACCTCGCGAAGGACGGCCCGCCGGCGTTTGCCGAGCTGCTGGAGCGGCAGGCGGACGCCGGGCGGCCTGTGGCGTGCGTGGTGGTAAACCCGTTCATGCCGTGGGCGGTCGACGTGGCCGCCGACGCGGGGATCCCTTCGGCGGTGCTGTGGGTGCAGTCGTGCGCGGTGTTCTCCCTCTACTACCACCACGTGCACGGCCTCGTGGAGTTCCCTCCCGAGGACGACCTGGACGCGCGGTTCACGCTGCCTGGCCTCCCCGAGATGTCCGTCGCCGACGTTCCGTCGTTCCTGCTCCCGTCCAACCCGTACAAGCTGCTGGTGGACGCGATCATCGCCCAGTTCCACACCATCGACCGCGCGTCGTGGGTGCTCGTCAACTCCTTCACGGAGCTGGAACCCGACGTGGCGGCGGCGCTCCCGGGCGTGACGCCGCGGCCGCCAGAGCTCATCCCCGTGGGCCCGCTCATCGAGGTCGACGAGCAgcacgacggcgacggcgacggcgcggggtcgggcgcggtgCGTGGCGACCTGATGAAGGCCGCGGACGACTGCGTGGAGTGGCTAGACGCGCAGGCGCCGCGCTCCATGGTGTACGCATCGGTGGGCAGCGTGGTACGGCTCAACGCGGAGGAGGTGGGCGAGATGGCGCACGGGCTCGCGTCCACGGGGCGGCCCTTCCTGTGGGTTGTCCGTCCCGATACCCGGCCGCTCCTCCCAGAGGGATTCCTGGACTCCGTGGCCGGGCGCGGCACGGTGGTGCCGTGGAGCCCCCAGGACCGCGTGCTGGCGCACCCGTCCATCGCCTGCTTCCTGACGCACTGCGGCTGGAACTCTACCCTGGAGACCATCGCAGCGGGCGTACCAGTGGTGGCCTTCCCGCAGTGGGGCGACCAGTGCACTGACGCCAAGTTCCTGGTGGAGGAACTCAGGATTGGGGTCCGCCTCCGCGGGCCGCTGCGGCGGGACGCCGTGCGGGAGGCGGTAGACGCCGCCGTGGCGGGGCCCGAGGCCGACGCGATGCTCGCCAACGCCAGGAGGTGGAGCGCGGCGGCGCGGGAGGCCGTGGCGCTCGGCGGGTCCTCGGACGCGCATATCCAAGCGTTCGTGGACGAGGTGGCCCGGCGAGCATGTGTCGTGCCGCCGTCGTCAGAGATTCCTAGTCCTAGTTGA
- the LOC100284943 gene encoding limonoid UDP-glucosyltransferase, whose product MGEEEGAPTVAAAAESAPPHLLLICFPGQGHVNPMLRLAKRIAAKGLLVTFSSISRVGAMLAASVGVSAGGDGVPVGRGRVRFEFMDDEDPGPDLDDLLRHLAKDGPPAFAELLERQADAGRPVACVVVNPFMPWAVDVAADAGIPSAVLWVQSCAVFSLYYHHVHGLVEFPPEDDLDARFTLPGLPEMSVADVPSFLLPSNPYKLLVDAIIAQFHTIDRASWVLVNSFTELEPDVAAALPGVTPRPPELIPVGPLIEVDEQHDGDGDGAGSGAVRGDLMKAADDCVEWLDAQAPRSMVYASVGSVVRLNAEEVGEMAHGLASTGRPFLWVVRPDTRPLLPEGFLDSVAGRGTVVPWSPQDRVLAHPSIACFLTHCGWNSTLETIAAGVPVVAFPQWGDQCTDAKFLVEELRIGVRLRGPLRRDAVREAVDAAVAGPEADAMLANARRWSAAAREAVALGGSSDAHIQAFVDEVARRACVVPPSSEIPSPS is encoded by the coding sequence ATGGGAGAGGAAGAGGGCGCGCCCACCGTGGCAGCAGCGGCAGAGAGCGCTCCGCCGCACCTGCTCCTGATATGCTTCCCGGGGCAGGGCCACGTGAACCCGATGCTCCGCCTGGCCAAGCGCATCGCGGCCAAGGGCCTCCTGGTGACCTTCTCCTCGATCTCCAGAGTCGGGGCGATGCTCGCCGCGTCCGTGGGCGTGTCGGCCGGCGGTGACGGCGTGCCTGTGGGCCGGGGCCGCGTCCGGTTCGAGTTCATGGACGATGAAGACCCCGGGCCTGACCTGGACGACCTCTTGCGGCACCTCGCGAAGGACGGCCCGCCGGCGTTTGCCGAGCTGCTGGAGCGGCAGGCGGACGCCGGGCGGCCTGTGGCGTGCGTGGTGGTAAACCCGTTCATGCCGTGGGCGGTCGACGTGGCCGCCGACGCGGGGATCCCTTCGGCGGTGCTGTGGGTGCAGTCGTGCGCGGTGTTCTCCCTCTACTACCACCACGTGCACGGCCTCGTGGAGTTCCCTCCCGAGGACGACCTGGACGCGCGGTTCACGCTGCCTGGCCTCCCCGAGATGTCCGTCGCCGACGTTCCGTCGTTCCTGCTCCCGTCCAACCCGTACAAGCTGCTGGTGGACGCGATCATCGCCCAGTTCCACACCATCGACCGCGCGTCGTGGGTGCTCGTCAACTCCTTCACGGAGCTGGAACCCGACGTGGCGGCGGCGCTCCCGGGCGTGACGCCGCGGCCGCCAGAGCTCATCCCCGTGGGCCCGCTCATCGAGGTCGACGAGCAgcacgacggcgacggcgacggcgcggggtcgggcgcggtgCGTGGCGACCTGATGAAGGCCGCGGACGACTGCGTGGAGTGGCTAGACGCGCAGGCGCCGCGCTCCATGGTGTACGCATCGGTGGGCAGCGTGGTACGGCTCAACGCGGAGGAGGTGGGCGAGATGGCGCACGGGCTCGCGTCCACGGGGCGGCCCTTCCTGTGGGTTGTCCGTCCCGATACCCGGCCGCTCCTCCCAGAGGGATTCCTGGACTCCGTGGCCGGGCGCGGCACGGTGGTGCCGTGGAGCCCCCAGGACCGCGTGCTGGCGCACCCGTCCATCGCCTGCTTCCTGACGCACTGCGGCTGGAACTCTACCCTGGAGACCATCGCAGCGGGCGTACCAGTGGTGGCCTTCCCGCAGTGGGGCGACCAGTGCACTGACGCCAAGTTCCTGGTGGAGGAACTCAGGATTGGGGTCCGCCTCCGCGGGCCGCTGCGGCGGGACGCCGTGCGGGAGGCGGTAGACGCCGCCGTGGCGGGGCCCGAGGCCGACGCGATGCTCGCCAACGCCAGGAGGTGGAGCGCGGCGGCGCGGGAGGCCGTGGCGCTCGGCGGGTCCTCGGACGCGCATATCCAAGCGTTCGTGGACGAGGTGGCCCGGCGAGCATGTGTCGTGCCGCCGTCGTCAGAGATTCCTAGTCCTAGTTGA